CACGCTCGCGCCCCGGAAACGCCGCTGTGGGGCACGACCGGTCGGCGTGTACCACAAGCGGTATGTCCCGAGTTTCCGGTACCCGCTGAGCGCCTAGATTCATGGATCCAACTGCGCAGTTCCCCGCGTATACTTCAACAGGGTCCCCGACAGCGGACCGCTCCGGGCGCCTGCCTCCGGGGCCTGCCGACGACCGCGCGCTGGTCCGCGGCATGGCCGCGGGGGACGAGGCGGCGCTGGCGGCGCTCTACGACCGCTGGAGCACGCTGGTGCACTCGGTGGCGGCGCAGGCGGTGGCGGATCCGGACGATGCGGCGGAAGTGGTGGGGGAGGTGTTCTGGCAGGCGTGGAGGCAGGCGGGGCGGTACCAGGAGGGGAGGGGCGCGGTCTCCACCTGGCTGGCGATGATCGCGCGGAGCCGGGCGCTGGACCGGGTGCGGGCGCGCCGCCGCGTACGCGAGACGGAATCGCCCGCGGCACCCGGCGCGCTCCTGGCGGTTGCGGCGGAGGGCGATCCCCTGCAGGGCGCCGAGTCGGCGGAGCGGCGCGACCTGTTGGCGCAGGCGCTGGGCGCCCTCCCCTCCGACCAGCGCGAATCGATGGAGCTGGCGTATTTCCGGGGTATGAGCCAGTCGGAGATCGCGGCGCACACCGGCCAGCCCCTGGGAACGATCAAGACCCGGGTACGGCTCGCGGCCCGCAAGCTCAGGGACCGGCTGGCCGTCCTGAGAGAAGCAGCTCATTGACATCGAACCCGACCGAACACGACCGGGTCCAGGGGATCCTCGCCACGCTCGCGGGGCCGGAGCGCGACGCGCTGCTCGCGCATGTTCGCGGGTGTGACGAGTGCTCGCGCTCCTCCGCGGGGGTGCAGGATGAGCTCCTCGCCGCCCTTTACCTCCCGCCGCCACGCCCGACGGACGC
Above is a window of Longimicrobiaceae bacterium DNA encoding:
- a CDS encoding sigma-70 family RNA polymerase sigma factor; translation: MDPTAQFPAYTSTGSPTADRSGRLPPGPADDRALVRGMAAGDEAALAALYDRWSTLVHSVAAQAVADPDDAAEVVGEVFWQAWRQAGRYQEGRGAVSTWLAMIARSRALDRVRARRRVRETESPAAPGALLAVAAEGDPLQGAESAERRDLLAQALGALPSDQRESMELAYFRGMSQSEIAAHTGQPLGTIKTRVRLAARKLRDRLAVLREAAH